A genomic segment from Paenibacillus sp. FSL K6-1096 encodes:
- a CDS encoding AraC family transcriptional regulator, producing the protein MAKTINIQEHILIWNHASIQVMDIRHIRIQHGDEIRPYLFPSSAYLYVTHGSASVILDGAEHAAKPYYLLHGGKGTCLDIRLTEHPFHYYLILYKASMALSVRPYERGNAEGNLPFSLQFGFVPLHPATLYQLAEQMLEEWLVQERLEQLHVKALFYQFVYELLQQMDQQQVSPVRPDLISQLIRYMELHYAEPVTRDSLARIFNYSAPYLSKHFRRETGTSIIDYFIRIRMNRAGALLQQTDLSMQEIARSVGYTDVSYFIRLFKKTAGVPPGEFRNNSLRKANGSYRPIIRLGSSIAPRRLRHYIDNRDDNHYQYSEKGVLPMYKSKLPVGVALLLCLTLLLSACARPANTQGGASNVTPGPKVSTSSNTANAAAKNTNGSSGTITFKAVNGDIQIPKNPQRIVMVAGAFTGHLLALGIKPVATGDESFNNYTEGKLDDVVNLGNDIPYEQIIELQPDLIVVWNDPAAIEKLTQIAPTVAVDYGIPFREQLMDFGTMTGREEQAKAWIEQWDAQIAKYKPLVKQAVGDRTVSIFDAGSAKEFYAYGSFGRGGDIIYGEFGLKAPPIIQKEAIDSGQGWAKLSLELLPEYAGDYIFISGWTGEENAAWIFEGKLWDSLPAVRNHHVYRENSRGFVFSDPISLEAQLQFVVDSFLGTK; encoded by the coding sequence TTGGCCAAAACTATAAATATACAAGAACACATTCTGATCTGGAATCATGCTTCGATCCAAGTGATGGATATCCGTCATATCCGTATACAGCACGGTGATGAGATCAGACCCTATCTGTTCCCTTCCAGCGCTTATCTATACGTTACTCATGGCAGTGCATCTGTGATCCTGGACGGAGCTGAGCATGCTGCCAAGCCTTACTATCTGCTTCACGGGGGTAAGGGTACCTGTCTGGACATCCGCCTTACGGAGCATCCCTTCCACTACTATCTTATTCTATATAAAGCAAGCATGGCGCTGTCCGTAAGGCCATACGAACGGGGGAATGCAGAGGGGAATCTCCCCTTCAGCCTGCAGTTCGGATTCGTTCCGCTTCATCCGGCAACTCTCTACCAGTTAGCTGAGCAAATGCTGGAGGAATGGCTGGTGCAGGAACGGCTGGAGCAGCTGCATGTCAAAGCATTATTCTATCAGTTTGTCTATGAGCTGCTTCAGCAGATGGATCAGCAGCAGGTCAGTCCGGTTAGACCGGATCTGATCTCCCAGCTGATCCGTTATATGGAGCTGCATTATGCGGAGCCGGTCACGCGGGATTCACTGGCACGTATTTTTAACTACAGCGCTCCTTACCTGTCCAAGCATTTCCGCCGCGAGACCGGGACAAGCATCATTGATTACTTCATCCGCATCAGGATGAACCGGGCGGGAGCCTTACTGCAGCAGACAGACCTATCCATGCAGGAAATTGCACGCAGCGTCGGGTACACGGATGTATCCTACTTCATCCGATTGTTCAAGAAGACGGCTGGAGTTCCACCCGGAGAATTCAGAAATAATTCGTTGCGCAAGGCAAACGGTTCTTATCGTCCTATCATTAGGCTCGGATCGTCCATTGCTCCGCGCAGGCTTCGTCACTATATTGATAACAGAGATGATAATCATTATCAATACAGTGAAAAAGGAGTTTTGCCGATGTACAAGAGCAAATTACCAGTAGGAGTTGCATTATTGCTGTGCCTGACGCTCCTGCTAAGCGCCTGCGCAAGGCCTGCGAATACGCAAGGCGGAGCAAGCAACGTTACACCAGGCCCGAAGGTAAGCACTAGCAGCAATACCGCCAATGCAGCGGCAAAGAATACAAACGGCAGTTCCGGAACCATAACCTTCAAAGCGGTTAACGGTGATATACAGATTCCCAAAAATCCGCAAAGAATCGTCATGGTAGCCGGAGCCTTTACCGGGCATCTGCTGGCGCTGGGGATAAAGCCTGTCGCGACCGGAGATGAGTCCTTCAACAACTATACAGAAGGTAAGCTGGATGATGTGGTCAATCTGGGGAATGACATCCCCTATGAGCAGATTATTGAGCTGCAGCCGGATTTAATTGTGGTGTGGAATGACCCGGCTGCGATCGAGAAGCTGACCCAGATTGCCCCTACTGTCGCTGTTGACTACGGAATTCCTTTTCGGGAGCAATTGATGGACTTCGGGACCATGACCGGCCGTGAAGAACAGGCCAAAGCCTGGATCGAACAGTGGGATGCTCAAATCGCCAAATACAAGCCGCTTGTGAAGCAGGCTGTGGGTGACCGCACGGTATCCATTTTTGACGCTGGAAGTGCCAAGGAGTTCTATGCTTACGGCAGCTTTGGCCGGGGCGGTGACATTATCTACGGCGAATTCGGACTTAAGGCTCCGCCGATTATCCAGAAGGAAGCTATAGACAGCGGCCAAGGCTGGGCCAAATTATCTCTTGAGCTGTTGCCGGAATATGCCGGGGACTATATCTTTATCAGCGGGTGGACGGGTGAAGAGAATGCCGCGTGGATCTTCGAAGGCAAGCTCTGGGACAGCCTTCCCGCAGTCCGCAATCATCATGTCTACCGCGAGAATAGCCGTGGCTTCGTGTTCAGCGATCCGATCTCGCTGGAAGCCCAGCTTCAATTTGTGGTAGACAGCTTCCTGGGAACGAAGTAG